From Vigna unguiculata cultivar IT97K-499-35 chromosome 5, ASM411807v1, whole genome shotgun sequence, the proteins below share one genomic window:
- the LOC114185707 gene encoding cytochrome P450 72A68-like, with protein MEAAWTRILMLILILVLIWAWRMLNWLWFTPKRLERLLREQGLQGNPYKLFVGDTDEFVKMRKEAYSKPMNLFSHDIVPRVFSFFHHSINTHGKNSFIWFGPVPRVTLTDPELIKEVLNKPTDFEKINLNPQFRLLAPGLVRLDGEKWSKHRKIINPAFNLEKLKDMLPLFIKCCDDLISKWEEMLSSNGSSEIDVWPFLQTLASDAISRTAFGSSYEEGRRIFQLLKEQTQLTVQLMLKVYIPGWRFVPTATHRRMNAIDREIKASLMNIINNREKALKAGEATKNDLLDILLESNHKEMQEGNNKNVGMNIEEVIGECKLFYFAGQETTSSLLVWTMILLSMYPNWQTRAREEVLQVFGNQKPDFDGLNHLKTVTMILNEVLRLYSPVIGLARRVRKDVKLGNLSLAAGMQLSMQTILVHHDCELWGDDAKEFKPERFAEGVLKATNGRASLIPFGGGPRICIGQNFSLLEAKIALSMILQRFSFELSSTYTHAPITVITLQPQYGAHLILRKVEI; from the exons ATGGAAGCAGCGTGGACCAGGATTCTGATGCTGATTCTGATACTGGTTCTGATATGGGCGTGGAGGATGCTGAATTGGTTATGGTTCACTCCGAAGAGGCTTGAAAGGCTTCTCAGAGAGCAAGGCCTTCAAGGCAATCCATATAAGCTTTTCGTTGGAGACACCGATGAATTTGTGAAGATGAGAAAGGAAGCCTACTCCAAACCCATGAATCTCTTCTCACACGACATAGTACCGCGAGTGTTTTCCTTTTTCCATCACAGTATCAATACACATG gcaaaaattcttttatttggtTTGGACCGGTACCAAGGGTGACCCTCACTGATCCTGAGCTAATCAAAGAAGTATTGAACAAGCCTACTGACTTCGAAAAGATTAATTTGAATCCACAATTCAGGTTACTAGCTCCTGGTCTTGTAAGACTCGATGGAGAAAAGTGGAGCAAGCACAGAAAGATAATCAATCCTGCTTTCAACTTAGAGAAGTTGAAG GACATGTTACCACTATTCATCAAATGTTGTGATGATCTGATTAGCAAATGGGAGGAAATGCTTTCTTCCAATGGATCAAGTGAAATAGACGTATGGCCTTTCCTTCAGACTTTGGCTAGTGACGCAATTTCTCGAACAGCATTTGGAAGCAGTTatgaagaaggaagaagaatatTTCAACTTCTAAAAGAGCAAACTCAACTAACAGTGCAACTTATGTTGAAAGTTTACATCCCTGGATGGAG GTTTGTACCCACTGCTACACATAGAAGGATGAATGCAATTGACAGAGAAATAAAAGCTTCACTTAtgaatattattaataacaGAGAGAAAGCACTAAAGGCGGGTGAAGCCACTAAGAATGACTTGTTAGATATACTACTGGAGTCAAATCACAAGGAAATGCAAGAGGGAAACAATAAGAATGTTGGAATGAATATTGAAGAAGTTATTGGGGAAtgcaaattattttactttgcaGGGCAGGAGACCACTTCATCTTTGCTTGTTTGGACAATGATATTATTGAGTATGTACCCTAATTGGCAAACACGTGCAAGGGAGGAAGTCTTACAAGTTTTTGGCAATCAAAAACCTGATTTTGATGGACTGAATCACCTTAAGACT GTTACCATGATTTTGAATGAGGTTCTCAGGCTATACTCACCAGTAATTGGTCTTGCTCGAAGAGTTCGAAAAGATGTGAAACTTGGAAATCTATCATTAGCCGCAGGAATGCAACTTTCCATGCAAACAATTTTGGTTCATCATGATTGTGAGCTCTGGGGTGATGATGCTAAAGAGTTCAAACCTGAGAGATTTGCTGAAGGAGTTCTAAAGGCCACAAATGGCAGAGCTTCACTAATTCCCTTTGGAGGTGGTCCTAGGATATGCATTGGACAAAACTTCTCTTTGTTGGAAGCAAAGATTGCTTTGTCAATGATTTTACAACGTTTCTCGTTTGAACTCTCTTCGACCTATACTCATGCTCCAATCACTGTGATTACTCTTCAACCCCAATACGGTGCTCATCTCATTCTACGTAAAGtggaaatataa